The genomic stretch GAAGAAACTCGAGGAATTCCAGACCAAGGCCATGGAAAACCTGGCCATCGACGGCGGCGGTCACCTGACCTACCTGGCGCCGACCCGGGTCAACCTGGCGCTGATGGAAGAGCGCTGGCCGGATATCAAGTTCCGCGCTACCCGCGAGCACCACTGATCGCGAGAGCTTGCCCTTGACCCCTGTGGGAGCGGGTTTACCCGCGAATGCGTCGGTAGAGTCAACACCGCATTCGCGGGTAAACCCGCTCCCACAAGGACGTCGTAACGACTGAAATCAGTTCCCTGCTTTGATACTGGTCCAGATTCGCGTACGAATACGGTCGATCTTCGCCGGCATCGCCTCCAGCGCATACAGCTTGCCCATCACCTCGTCGCTCGGGTAAATCATCGTATTACCCTTCATCGCCGGGTCCACCAGCCCGTCTGCCTTGAGGTTGCCGTTTGCGTATTGCACATGGTTGCTGATGTTGGCCATCACTTCCGGCTGCAGCAGGTAGTTCATGTAGGCATATCTGGCCTTTTCATCCGGCGCATCGACGGGCATGGCGACCATGTCGAACCACATCGGCGCGCCCTCCTTGGGTATCGAATAGCCCACCTTCACGCCATTGTTCGCCTCGTCGGCGCGGTTCTTCGCCTGCAGCACATCCCCTGAGAACCCCACCACCACGCAGATATCGCCGTTGGCCAGGTCGCCCGTGTACTTGGACGAGTGGAAATAGCTGATGTACGGCCGCACCTTCATCAGCAACTCCTTGGCCTTCTCGTAGTCCTTGGGGTCTTGGCTGTGATGGGGCAAGCCCAGGTAGTGCAGGGCGATCGGCAGCAGTTCGGGGCCATTGTCCAGCACCGCGACCCCACAGCTTTTCAGCTTGCTCATGTACTCGGGCTTGAAGATCAGGTCCCAGGAATCCACGGGCGCGTTGTCGCCGAGTACCGCCTTGACCTTGTCGATGTTGTAGCCAATGCCGGTACTGCCCCACAGGTACGGGAAACCGTACTGGTTGCCCGGGTCGTTCACCTCCAGCGCCTTGAGCAGCACCGGGTTGAGGTTGTGCCAGTTGGGTAACTGCGACTTGTCCAGGCGCTTCAAGGCCTTGCCCTGGATCTGCCGGGCCATGAAGTGGTTGGAGGGGAACACCACGTCGTAGCCGGAATTGCCGGTCATCAGCTTGCCATCGAGGGTTTCATTGCTGTCGTACACGTCGTAGGTGGGCACGATGCCGCTGGCTTGCTGGAAGTTCTTCAACGTATCGGGGGCCACGTAGCTGGACCAGTTGTAGATCTTCACCGTTTCAGCGGCGCTGGCCACGCTGGCGGCCAGCATCAGAGGGGCGAGGAGGAAGGTGCGCATGTCGGGTTTACCTTGCTTTGTCTGTTGTTATCGAAGGCAGGCGATCAGCGGATCAGAAAACAAGCACGTAGGTCTTGCGCACGGTCTCCTGGATGTCCCAGGTGCCGGTGCTGTTGGCCGGTAGCATCAATGCGTCTCCGGCTTCTATGACCAGGGGCTCGCCACCGTCGGGGGTGAACGTGCAGCGGCCCTTGATGAAATGGCAGAACTCCTGTTGCACGATCTGCCGCCGCCAGCGCCCTGGGGTGCATTCCCAGATGCCGGTTTCGACGCCATCGCTGCGCTCCACGCAGGTGACTGACGTGACTGCCACGGGTTCGCCGAGCGGTACCGCGACCGGGTTGGAGCTGTCGAGCACAGCAAACTCTGTGTTCTTGAACTGGGTGATGCTCATGACCGGTGGATCCTGTACGAGTGATAAGGGAAGTCAGTGCATGAAGCCTTCCATGAAGTCCGCAAGCGATATGGCCAGGCGCCGCCTCCACGGCGCGCTGGCGGGGTTGGCGAGGGTCCGGTCCTCGTGGACGAAGCTCTGGATGATCGCGTTGTAGCCCAGCCAGCGGCAGGGCTCGGGAGGCCAGCTGGCCAGGCTCGATAGCGGGCGGTTGTCGAGCACCCAGGGTTGTGCTGTCAGTTCGTTTTGCTGGTTGAGGATCAGCGCCGCCAGGGTGCGCCCACCCAGGTTGGTAGCCCCCACGCCTTCGCCGCCGTAGCCGCCGGCAAGGGCGATGCCGCGCTGGCGGTCGCAGAGCATGTGTGGGCGGAAGCGTCGCGCCATGCCGAGGTTGCCGCCCCATGTATGAGTGATGCGTACCTGTTTGAGCTGCGGGAACAGTTCGCCGAACAGGTAGCGGCGCAGTTCGATTTCATGTTCGTCGAGGTTGAAGTTTTCGCGCAGGCGCCCACCGAAGCGGTAGCCACCGCGGGCACCGAAGACCAGGCGATTGTCGGCGGTACGCTGGCCATAGGTGACCTGGCGGCTGCTTTCACTGAAGGCTTGGCCCTGGCTCAGGCCAATCTGCTCCCAGGTAGCCTCCGGCAGCGGCTCGGTGGCCACCAGCAGGCTCTGT from Pseudomonas putida encodes the following:
- a CDS encoding extracellular solute-binding protein; translated protein: MRTFLLAPLMLAASVASAAETVKIYNWSSYVAPDTLKNFQQASGIVPTYDVYDSNETLDGKLMTGNSGYDVVFPSNHFMARQIQGKALKRLDKSQLPNWHNLNPVLLKALEVNDPGNQYGFPYLWGSTGIGYNIDKVKAVLGDNAPVDSWDLIFKPEYMSKLKSCGVAVLDNGPELLPIALHYLGLPHHSQDPKDYEKAKELLMKVRPYISYFHSSKYTGDLANGDICVVVGFSGDVLQAKNRADEANNGVKVGYSIPKEGAPMWFDMVAMPVDAPDEKARYAYMNYLLQPEVMANISNHVQYANGNLKADGLVDPAMKGNTMIYPSDEVMGKLYALEAMPAKIDRIRTRIWTSIKAGN
- a CDS encoding DUF861 domain-containing protein, with the protein product MSITQFKNTEFAVLDSSNPVAVPLGEPVAVTSVTCVERSDGVETGIWECTPGRWRRQIVQQEFCHFIKGRCTFTPDGGEPLVIEAGDALMLPANSTGTWDIQETVRKTYVLVF